A window of Cryptomeria japonica chromosome 3, Sugi_1.0, whole genome shotgun sequence contains these coding sequences:
- the LOC131060642 gene encoding uncharacterized protein LOC131060642 isoform X1, whose amino-acid sequence MHRSGPGGLCKLGLRVRAEERQRAEAEGEEDFDKKSQLGCSTEQAVHLIPLLLLACLLILYVFSYTPDEGSVPENAGLINYVKEPKPANILIGSKEELLQTFSVYNHRSLHQLKQTQHKVNRNNAMKEKEVKQFFSKGNKLDIRRTRLRKKSFHRKARILNTH is encoded by the exons ATGCATAGATCTGGGCCTGGTGGTCTCTGTAAATTAGGTTTAAGAGTCCGCGCAGAAGAGAGACAACGGGCCGAAGCGGAGGGAGAAGAGGATTTTGATAAGAAATCCCAGTTGGGTTGCAGTACAGAGCAGGCAGTCCACCTTATTCCGCTGCTCCTGTTAGCATGCCTTCTGATTCTTTACGTTTTCTCCTACACTCCAGATGAGG GTTCTGTTCCAGAAAATGCCGGACTGATCAACTATGTTAAGGAGCCAAAGCCTGCAAACATACTCATTGGAAGCAAAGAGGAGTTACTGCAAACTTTCTCAGTATATAATCACAGAAGCTTGCATCAGCTGAAGCAAACACAACATAAAGTAAACCGGAATAATGCGATGAAGGAGAAGGAGGTCAAACAGTTTTTCAGTAAAGGAAATAAACTTGACATTAGAAGAACAAGGTTGAGGAAAAAATCTTTTCATAGGAAGGCTAGGATTCTTAATACCCAttaa
- the LOC131060642 gene encoding uncharacterized protein LOC131060642 isoform X2 — MHRSGPGGLCKLGLRVRAEERQRAEAEGEEDFDKKSQLGCSTEQAVHLIPLLLLACLLILYVFSYTPDEENAGLINYVKEPKPANILIGSKEELLQTFSVYNHRSLHQLKQTQHKVNRNNAMKEKEVKQFFSKGNKLDIRRTRLRKKSFHRKARILNTH, encoded by the exons ATGCATAGATCTGGGCCTGGTGGTCTCTGTAAATTAGGTTTAAGAGTCCGCGCAGAAGAGAGACAACGGGCCGAAGCGGAGGGAGAAGAGGATTTTGATAAGAAATCCCAGTTGGGTTGCAGTACAGAGCAGGCAGTCCACCTTATTCCGCTGCTCCTGTTAGCATGCCTTCTGATTCTTTACGTTTTCTCCTACACTCCAGATGAGG AAAATGCCGGACTGATCAACTATGTTAAGGAGCCAAAGCCTGCAAACATACTCATTGGAAGCAAAGAGGAGTTACTGCAAACTTTCTCAGTATATAATCACAGAAGCTTGCATCAGCTGAAGCAAACACAACATAAAGTAAACCGGAATAATGCGATGAAGGAGAAGGAGGTCAAACAGTTTTTCAGTAAAGGAAATAAACTTGACATTAGAAGAACAAGGTTGAGGAAAAAATCTTTTCATAGGAAGGCTAGGATTCTTAATACCCAttaa